In Amaranthus tricolor cultivar Red isolate AtriRed21 chromosome 3, ASM2621246v1, whole genome shotgun sequence, a single window of DNA contains:
- the LOC130808184 gene encoding serine/threonine-protein kinase AFC2-like isoform X1 has protein sequence MMEMEYVREIPHNSQVDRRPRKRPRISTWDTPQSSKAQSGLYSGQEVGNFSSFGPSRIHLEHPSHFVKGLVHKGSPPWRDDDKDGHYIFELGENLTPRYKILRKIGEGTFGQVLECWDRELREVVAIKIIRSIKKYRDAAMIEIDVLEELGRHNRHGNGCVQIQNWFDYRNHICIVFEMLGPSLFDFLRKNNYRSFPVDLVREIGRQLLECVAFMHDLRLVHTDLKPENILLISSEYVKIPDNKGTLREGKRLPKSCAIKVIDFGSTAHGTQPHNYIVSTRHYRAPEVILGLGWSYPCDLWSVGCILAELCSGEALFQTHENLEHLAMMERVLGPLPDHMLRRADRHAEKYIRRGRLNWPEGATSRESIKAVLKLARLQNLVMQHVDHSAGDLIDLLQGLLHYDPSLRITAREALRHPFFTRNRYRL, from the exons ATGATGGAAATGGAGTATGTACGAGAAATCCCGCATAATAGTCAAGTAGATCGTCGACCTAGAAAAAGGCCTAGAATTTCAACTTGGGACACTCCACAATCTTCCAAG GCTCAGTCAGGATTATATAGTGGCCAAGAGGTTGGAAATTTCTCAAGCTTTGGACCATCACGGATACATTTGGAGCATCCTAGTCATTTTGTGAAGGGATTGGTTCATAAAGGCTCTCCTCCATGGCGTGATGATGACAAAGATGGGCATTACATTTTTGAGCTTGGAGAAAATTTAACGCCTCGCT ACAAGATTCTTAGAAAGATTGGAGAAG GAACCTTCGGGCAGGTTTTAGAGTGCTGGGACAGGGAACTGAGAGAGGTAGTTGCCATAAAGATAATCCGAAGTATCAAAAAATATCGTGATGCCGCAATGATAGAAATTGATGTACTTGAGGAGCTTGGGAGACACAACAGACATGGAAATGG TTGTGTTCAAATACAAAACTGGTTTGACTATCGTAACCATATTTGTATT GTGTTTGAGATGCTTGGGCCAAGCTTGTTTGATTTTCTTCGGAAAAACAATTATCGATCATTTCCAGTTGATTTGGTTCGTGAGATTGGGCGGCAACTCTTGGAATGTGTAGCAT TCATGCATGATTTGCGCCTTGTCCACACTGATTTGAAGCCAGAAAATATACTTTTAATTTCTTCTGAATATGTGAAAATACCAGACAATAAG GGTACATTGAGAGAGGGAAAGAGGTTACCAAAGTCGTGTGCAATAAAGGTTATTGATTTTGGAAGCACAGCTCATGGCACTCAACCACATAACTATATTGTATCAACGAGACACTACCGGGCTCCGGAAGTTATCCTTG GGCTTGGATGGAGTTACCCATGTGATTTATGGAGTGTTGGTTGTATCTTGGCAGAATTGTGCTCA GGAGAGGCGTTGTTCCAAACCCATGAAAATTTGGAGCATTTGGCAATGATGGAGAGGGTTTTGGGCCCCTTACCTGACCACATGCTAAGAAGAGCTGA TCGACATGCTGAGAAATACATCAGACGAGGAAGGTTGAACTGGCCTGAAGGTGCTACTTCCCGGGAAAGCATTAAAGCTGTTCTGAAACTCGCCCGTCTTCag AACTTAGTGATGCAACATGTCGATCATTCTGCTGGAGATCTAATAGACCTTTTACAAGGACTCCTTCATTATGACCCTTCATTGAGGATTACAGCCAGAGAAGCCCTCAGGCATCCCTTTTTTACAAGAAACCGCTACAGGTTATGA
- the LOC130808184 gene encoding serine/threonine-protein kinase AFC2-like isoform X2, producing MIEIDVLEELGRHNRHGNGCVQIQNWFDYRNHICIVFEMLGPSLFDFLRKNNYRSFPVDLVREIGRQLLECVAFMHDLRLVHTDLKPENILLISSEYVKIPDNKGTLREGKRLPKSCAIKVIDFGSTAHGTQPHNYIVSTRHYRAPEVILGLGWSYPCDLWSVGCILAELCSGEALFQTHENLEHLAMMERVLGPLPDHMLRRADRHAEKYIRRGRLNWPEGATSRESIKAVLKLARLQNLVMQHVDHSAGDLIDLLQGLLHYDPSLRITAREALRHPFFTRNRYRL from the exons ATGATAGAAATTGATGTACTTGAGGAGCTTGGGAGACACAACAGACATGGAAATGG TTGTGTTCAAATACAAAACTGGTTTGACTATCGTAACCATATTTGTATT GTGTTTGAGATGCTTGGGCCAAGCTTGTTTGATTTTCTTCGGAAAAACAATTATCGATCATTTCCAGTTGATTTGGTTCGTGAGATTGGGCGGCAACTCTTGGAATGTGTAGCAT TCATGCATGATTTGCGCCTTGTCCACACTGATTTGAAGCCAGAAAATATACTTTTAATTTCTTCTGAATATGTGAAAATACCAGACAATAAG GGTACATTGAGAGAGGGAAAGAGGTTACCAAAGTCGTGTGCAATAAAGGTTATTGATTTTGGAAGCACAGCTCATGGCACTCAACCACATAACTATATTGTATCAACGAGACACTACCGGGCTCCGGAAGTTATCCTTG GGCTTGGATGGAGTTACCCATGTGATTTATGGAGTGTTGGTTGTATCTTGGCAGAATTGTGCTCA GGAGAGGCGTTGTTCCAAACCCATGAAAATTTGGAGCATTTGGCAATGATGGAGAGGGTTTTGGGCCCCTTACCTGACCACATGCTAAGAAGAGCTGA TCGACATGCTGAGAAATACATCAGACGAGGAAGGTTGAACTGGCCTGAAGGTGCTACTTCCCGGGAAAGCATTAAAGCTGTTCTGAAACTCGCCCGTCTTCag AACTTAGTGATGCAACATGTCGATCATTCTGCTGGAGATCTAATAGACCTTTTACAAGGACTCCTTCATTATGACCCTTCATTGAGGATTACAGCCAGAGAAGCCCTCAGGCATCCCTTTTTTACAAGAAACCGCTACAGGTTATGA
- the LOC130807870 gene encoding uncharacterized protein At3g49055 codes for MSNAAGEEESSVVLSDLEEDDDNSPAPMKLAVNSSEPEISVEKFNELLAEYDREKKARIAIENSKSELDVRYNRLKLLAREAIKKRDECTNQRDEAIKERDEIVSQRDDAIQANEKLSKELMEVNKAKEEVSKQLEEALKGKDTSRAEIEAAAQMLVTGIEKISGKVSHIKNFSGGGLPRSQKYTGLPAVAYGVIKRTNDIVEEMLKQVDSMTKSRNEAREMVEQRNYEIAIEVSELEATISQLRDEVGEKSSQIEGLEKCIVEKDGKLEEIEGGMTEKIGLIENEREELRKLVDGYEGRIRDLELQMEKQRPLLIEQLAFVSKIHDQLYNVIKIVDANNGDQSEFSESLFLPQETGLEENIRASLAGLESIHELSRIVIAKTREVLEEKSHEVKSLNETVARLFREKEHVGVLLRSALSKRLTSGSTTETNAVFQVAENGLREAGIDFKFSHVLEDASKEGSQETKDDEIYALAGALESIIKESHLQILELQHSIEELRAESSLLKEHLETQSKELSLRKLRIEELEEKERQANENIEGLMIDIAAAEEEITRWKVAAEQEAAAGRAVEQEFLAQISSFKQDAEETKQAMLELEKKLKFKEETATAAMAAREAAEKSLRLADTRASRLRDRVEELTRQLENLDIINDSRNSTRPRYVCWPWEWLGIDFVGMRRQIDMPQQQGSNEMELSEPLL; via the exons ATGTCGAACGCCGCCGGTGAAGAAGAATCCAGCGTAGTGTTAAGCGACTTAGAAgaggatgatgataattcaccGGCGCCGATGAAATTAGCAGTTAATTCATCGGAACCTGAAATATCCGTTGAGAAATTCAACGAATTACTGGCAGAATATGATCGCGAGAAGAAAGCTCGAATTGCTATTGAGAATTCGAAATCGGAACTCGATGTTCGGTATAATCGTCTCAAATTACTTGCTCGGGAAGCGATCAAGAAGAGAGATGAGTGCACGAATCAACGAGATGAGGCGATTAAGGAACGCGATGAAATCGTGAGTCAAAGAGATGATGCAATACAAGCGAATGAGAAGTTGAGTAAGGAGTTGATGGAAGTGAACAAGGCGAAAGAGGAAGTATCAAAGCAATTGGAAGAGGCATTGAAGGGGAAAGATACGTCTAGGGCAGAAATTGAGGCGGCTGCACAAATGTTGGTTACAGGGATTGAGAAAATTTCAGGGAAAGTAAGTCATATCAAGAACTTTTCAGGTGGAGGTTTGCCAAGGTCACAGAAGTATACAGGATTGCCTGCTGTTGCTTATGGTGTAATTAAGAGAACGAATGATATTGTGGAGGAGATGCTTAAGCAGGTTGATTCGATGACTAAGTCAAGGAATGAGGCTCGAGAGATGGTTGAGCagagaaattatgaaattgcaATTGAAGTTTCTGAGTTGGAAGCAACCATTAGTCAGTTAAGGGATGAGGTTGGGGAGAAAAGTAGTCAAATCGAGGGTTTGGAGAAGTGCATTGTTGAGAAAGATGGGAAGTTAGAGGAGATTGAGGGTGGGATGACGGAGAAGATTGGTTTGATTGAGAATGAAAGGGAGGAGTTGAGGAAGTTAGTAGATGGGTATGAGGGTAGAATTAGGGATTTGGAGCTGCAAATGGAGAAGCAAAGACCTTTACTTATTGAACAGTTGGCTTTTGTGTCGAAAATTCATGATCAGTTGTATAATGTGATTAAGATTGTGGATGCTAATAATGGTGATCAGTCAGAATTCTCAGAGTCCTTGTTTCTTCCTCAGGAAACAGGGTTGGAGGAGAATATACGGGCGTCATTAGCTGGATTAGAATCTATACATGAACTAAGTAGAATTGTTATTGCGAAGACTAGAGAAGTTTTGGAAGAAAAGAGCCATGAGGTGAAGAGTTTAAATGAAACAGTTGCCCGATTATTTAGGGAGAAGGAGCATGTAGGGGTTTTGCTAAGAAGTGCTCTTTCTAAGAGATTAACCTCGGGTTCCACAACTGAAACAAATGCAGTGTTCCAAGTTGCTGAAAATGGGTTAAGAGAAGCTGGAATTGATTTTAAGTTCAGTCATGTTCTCGAGGATGCTAGCAAAGAAGGTTCACAGGAAACAAAGGATGATGAAATTTATGCCCTG GCTGGTGCTTTGGAAAGCATTATCAAGGAATCACATCTTCAAATTCTTGAGCTTCAACATTCCATAGAGGAGCTGAG GGCAGAGTCAAGTTTACTCAAAGAGCATTTGGAGACTCAATCCAAGGAGCTCTCCCTGAGAAAACTTCGTATTGAGGAACTTGAAGAGAAGGAGCGGCAAGCGAATGAAAAT ATTGAAGGGCTTATGATAGATATTGCTGCTGCTGAAGAGGAAATCACAAGATGGAAAGTGGCAGCGGAGCAAGAAGCTGCAGCTGGAAGAGCGGTGGAGCAGGAATTTCTTGCTCAG ATATCTTCTTTTAAGCAAGACGCCGAGGAAACAAAGCAAGCAATGCTAGAGTTGGAGAAAAAGCTCAAATTCAAGGAAGAGACAGCTACTGCAGCGATGGCTGCAAGAGAAGCAGCTGAAAAATCATTGAGATTAGCAGACACCAGAGCTTCAAGATTGAGAGATAGAGTGGAAGAACTGACTCGGCAGCTTGAAAACTTGGACATTATAAACGACAGCCGGAATAGTACTCGTCCGAGATATGTATGCTGGCCATGGGAATGGCTCGGTATCGACTTTGTGGGTATGCGACGGCAGATTGATATGCCGCAGCAACAAGGTTCAAATGAAATGGAGCTATCAGAACCTCTTTTGTGA